The Falco biarmicus isolate bFalBia1 chromosome 1, bFalBia1.pri, whole genome shotgun sequence DNA segment aGGAGCCCCCGCGCTCctggcgctgctgctgctgctggtgatgtCCCACTCAGCCTGTGCAGGTGAGCTTCCCAGGCTTGGCAGAGATACCCAGCCCCATGTGGTCCTCACCATGAGTGGGCATCACCTGCATCCTGTGCCAAAAGGGACAGGAGGAGACAGGGGCTCCTCCTGGCTGTGTAGCCCAGGGGTTTTCTCGTAgccaaggaaaaagcaagacCATCCTCGGTTAGGACCTGGTTCAGCTTTCAGGAGCTGTGTGAGAGCAGGGGACTGAGGTAGAGACACAGATAACAGTTTCTTACCATCGCCCCTGCGGTGTTGTCAGTGAAAGCATGGAAAGGGACAATTTATTTGGCCGTCAAAGAGGTTTGGGGTTGCTGCACCTCTGCCTAATGCTGTTTGTCTCAGTAAGTCGCTGCCTTCTGTCTTTCTCAGCCATCCTGGAGGTGAACGGAAACCTGAACTGTAGGTGTGTAAAGACAGCTTCAGGCTACATCAGCCCCAAGAGGTACGAGAGCATCGAGATAAGACCTGTGGGCAGCACCTGCAGGCGCACAGAGATCATGTAAGTGCCATGGGTGGCTTGCGGGGTGGAGAGCTGCTTTCTCCTCCAGGGCCAGCACTGCACCTTCGCTTctgcagccaccctgctgcTCCGCTCCCTTTCTGTGGactaaagcttttgaaaaatgccGGCAAGCTCACACGCGCTTCAGGGCTGAGAAACAGCAGGTCTCCTCTGGTGAAGGCAATGCACCTGAGCTAACCTGCCAGAGGTCCCCAGGACCTAAATGAGCCTTTCCAGCGAGGGGAAGCATGGTCCCCAGGACCAAAATGAACCCTTCCAGCAAGGGGAAAAATGATTGCCTCGTACTGGTGCTTAGCGGAGGCTGTTTGGAGGAAGCGCACCCTCGCATACCCAGGCAGGATGAGCCACAACCCATTTTTCCATCACCGATATGCAACACTCCCGAGGGCAAACAGCATCTCGGGTCAAGCCCTTCTCTCATGACTAATGCGGTGCATGAAGCAGAAGTGTAAGATTTCTTTAACTGCTCAGTATCAATACATTTGTAAATCTACAGAGACAATTGTCTTGCAACAGTCACCTCTGGGCTTCAAGCACGGTCTCCGCTCTGCATGGGAACATGTTGCATCTTGCTTTTCCCTGCCGGTCCTGCGGCTTTCCCTGTTGCTAGCAGCTTTCTGCAATCCGCTGGTGCTGTGAATGAAAACTGAGCGTTGCAAATCTGCTCTGGCTGCTCGAACCCCTGCCTTTGGAGGGGAGGGCGATGCTCATAAACTCTCCTTGCCTTTTAGAATTAAATTACAAGCCTCCGGGAAGGTGTGCGTAGATCCTGATGCCCCTTGGGTAAAGAAACTGCTGAAGCGTATTGCTAGCACGTAAGTTGctttgatgaaaaaaaccctttggcACAGGCGGCCCTGGACAGCATCCCGCCACCTCTGCGGTCCCGGGCAGCGCTTGCCGCACCGAGGGCTCTCGGTGGGGCTGCCGGGGGCCAAGGGACCTGCTCCTGAGGCGAGGGGGGGGCAAAGCCTCGCTGTGCGAAGCAGCGCTGTGTCGCTCAGCATGCCGATGCTGCCGTCCGTGGGTTGCGCTCTGCCCAGCTGGTGCACCGTATGGCGCCTCTGGAAACATTTTggtcccccccctccccccaaataATAAATTGGGGAGCGGGTGGAAGGCAAGGCAGGAGCAAGGTTTGCTCGTTGCAAGCGCAGCGCTGTGTTGATGCCCGGCAGGGAAAGCCGCCCTCCCTTGTCGTGCCCGGGTTTGTGGCGCAGCGTAGGGGTGGCTGGGAGACGTCCCCGCCAGTGATGCCTGTCCCAGGGAAACAGTGGCGACTTCccttggctggggcaggagcttCCTCCCCCGGCACCCGCTTTTCTCTGTGTTCATGCATTTCTCCTCCTTCTGCTTTTcgcaggaagaaaaaataagtttcctGCTAAGGAAGTTGGTGCTTCAGAGTGCCGAGACGGGCCGGCAGGCGATGTACCGGTGCGCAGACCCTCACTTTGCCCTTGCTTCCCCCTGTCCCGAAAGCCCTGTGTCCGGCCCCAGCAGTGGGGGCAGCTCGCTGCAGACCCCAGCCCCGCGGCAGGTTCGTGGGGGTGTTTCCCCTCTGCTGTCCATCCCTGGATCGGTGGGACCACGAACCCGTGATGTATTTCCTTGCCTATAGACTGCGAAGACTCCCTCTGCCAGGGGCCTCTGCAGGAAGGACGTGGTGACTCCAGGCGCAGCCCCCATCCACAGTGTGTCACTGGGATTTTTCCTACACGGTGTGGCATGTCCTGCCCAGAGAGCTCAAGACAAATAAAATCCAggttcttttcttctgctctatTTTTCCCTGGATCCCCTTGCTACAAAGAGCTTTGGCAGAGCTTTGACAGACCCTGCTGTCGTAGCCTTCCTGGAACTGAATTTGCCATTGTTTACACCCACTGCTCTCGTATTGATGCTCTTTCACAGATATGCCACAGGCATTAAAATGGGCATTTGAATATACATCAGGGGAGGTATCTCTGCTAtaggtgggggaaggagggcagcacccaggggtgTCACGcacaacaaaaccccctttTACACAGAGAAACAAGCCAGGGGCAGAGAAAGGTTTGTCCAAGGCAGCAGCGGTGGCTGGGATGGGTGTCCCAGCCCTGAACTGCCAGCAAGTGCCCGGCATCCCTGGTGCAGCTGGTGGGAAGCAAAGTTCCTTCCCAGCACAACCCACTGCCTCCCTCGGTGCTGGCTCGAGggcacagtgctgctggcagggagccagGCGATACAGCTGATGTGCCCCACATCCAAGCACCGGtgtctgtggtggggctggggtctgcaggcagctgtgaggcttttgaaaggagaaaaggccAATAAGGAATTATAGGGGATGGGTGTGAGGTCGCCCGGCAGGGTTTTGGGATAATCGGCCACAGCAGCGGAggggaagagcaaaagcaaaggctaCCAAAGCTAGGATGCACCTTGCAGGGGGGAAATCTGCTTCGAGAGAAATGAGTAACAGCTGATcgggcagaagaaaaaaacaccccaaaaaccCTCCCGGCTGCCTGGGCTAAGAATAAACATCAGGGGAAATAACCAATATATCTTTGCAAGACCTGGCTTCATAGGAAGGGGAAAACGGAGCGGGTTTCGGGAAGCCTGGACCCCACCAAGCCTTTTCATCAGAGTGTTGCAAACTCAGCGAGGGAGACGGGTAAAAACCACGCCAACCCCGCCGGCCCCTGGGGCCTCCCATCCACACCGCCTCACTTCTCCTATTTTCCGGCTCAAATagggggatgctgctggtgccagggaTGGGGCCGGCATGGCTGCGCGGgtggccctgctgctgggggtgctgctggtgACCCACCGCCCTGGGGGTGCAGGTGAGGCTCCCCGTGCCCCTGTGGCTGGAGGATGCTGGGGGGgatgtgggtgggtgggtgtgagGTTTTCGGAGGTGGCATCCCACCGCTGTCTCCAAGGTTTAAATACCACCAAGGCTCTTTTGCAAGCAAATGTGGTGACCCTGCTGGGACGTGGCAGGAGATGCATTGCCCAGAAAGGGTTTTGGGGATGGCAGTGGGTTTTTGGGTGATGGGTGAGCTGCGGCTGTAtgcccctccagctctcctgGAAGCCAATGGCAACCTGAGCTGCCGCTGTGCCAAGACCACCAGGACCTTCATCCCCCCATGGAAATACAGCAGCATCGAGGTCCGGCCagtggggagcagctgctggcgCCAAGAGGTGATGTAAGTGGCTCCGGGGGGGTCCAAGCTCTCTGCTCCCCTCCGTCCGTCTTGGATTAGTTCCGTTtcatgctctttttctttctgagaagtACAAGAGGGCTTGGCTGCTCGAGCCCCCCTACTGCAGGAAAGGGAAGCTTAAATGCTGCGTGTTTTCTAGGATCAAGCTAAAAAGCCGGGAGAGGGTCTGTGTGGATCCTGACACCCCTTGGGTGAAGAAACTCCTGCAGGACCTCGCAAACCTGTAAGCCCCGCTCCACCCCCAGCAAAAGGGGCTCCCGGTGGGACCAGGGACATCCCATGGGGACCGCTCTTCACACATTTCTCCCCCCGCCTTCTGCTTttggcaggaggaagaaagaggctCCCCACTGAGGAAGCTGCCACCGGCGGGATGGCCAGATGTGCCAGGCCCCAAACTggacacccctccccccccgcctcccctgcatcccactgcATCCCGCTGCATCCTTGCCCCGGTGTGGGGGGAGCATGCCACTGCGTGGTGCCCTGAGCCCcttcttcctctgcattttATACATTTAAGCCCTTAAAACCACAGTCTCCGCTTCCCTGTGATGATCTGCTGGATGTCCCCTGCGGGCACAACCTCAGAGGTCCCAATAAAGGCAGCAGCTCTCGGTCACTGTCACTTGTGTCCCTTCCTGCAGCATGCCAGGGCACGGGGGTGTGCAGGGGAGCTGGTCCCCGCGGGGtggggagcggagcggggggCACCGGCGCTTCTCCATGGAGAAACATGGAGCAAGCAGGAGGGGTTTGGAGGTGACCACAGCCATTTCTGCCTTTGTTGGCGGGGAGGTGGTGTGGGCCACGTGCGATGGGGGAAGCGACGGCAGGGAAGTCGAAGCATGGGGCAGCTTCTTTctcccccccctgccccggcgttTCCCAGCCTGCAAAATCCCCGGCGCGGCAGGCTATAAAGAGGGCTCCGCGGCAGCGGGGGCTGGCGGTGAGGATGGGGCTGCTGCCGGCAGcgctggccctggccctgctcaTGAGCAACTTGGTGCCGGGGTGCGGTGAGTGACCTTGgggtgtctgtctgtctcccCCTCCGAATCCCGAAGCTGGGTGCCCCCGGTGGGGCTGGCCGTGGGCTCCTCTAAGCTTTCAAACTTGTCTCTTGCCTATCTTCGGACTtgagtttcctttttaaacCCGGTGGCTAAGCTGGAGGGGGACGCTCAGGACTGGGAGGGATTTGCCTGATGGGTTTAAGCTGCTTCTCTTCAAGACCCCCGTGAAACTCAAGCGCTTGGTGGGCGGGTGAAGGGCTTTAATTCATTAACTGTTGGTAAAGTTTGGAAAAGCTGAAGCTCCCCCCCCTCTGTATGgctgaaaagaaagctttgaGACCATGCCAGGAGGGATGAGCGTTGCGTAGCCTCACTGTTCTTGCTGCTGCAAACCCCACTAACACCAGCCCATGGCTGCAAACGGCCCTGTGGGCACCGGGGAGGGGACAGGACGGTGACATGGGGATGGTGGGGGTCCCAGTCTGCCTCCCCACGGGGGGCTGAGACAGGGCTGTGGATTGCTTTTGGGTGCAGGTCTGTCGCTGGAAAGCCTGCTGACCAACATGCGGTGCAAGTGCATCAAATCGACCGCCCAGATCATCAACTTGGGGCTGATCCTCGCCATCGACGTTACACCGCCGGGTATTCACTGTAGGAGGAAGGAGGTCATGTAAGTGGAAAGCCTGCAAACCAGCTCCTGCAAATTGCTTGCTCATGTACCGGTGCAAAAACAGGTGGGCGCTTGCACCCTCTCCAAAGCTCCCAGATCTCATGGTGACTCTTGCAAGGCACAGGCTGGTGCACAAGTGCCCGTTTTAACAGGGGTTACCCCCAGCGTGGCTCACAGAGGTCCAAAAGTTGTGTGTGGTTGAGGTCCAAAAAATCCCACCTACCTCCCGGCAAGGGTTGCAGGGCTGTGCTCATAGTCGttctggggagggagaggggttTTCTCTGCAGACGGCAGCGTGGTTAGAGAAGCTTTGAGCAAGAGGTGTGTGTGGGTCTGAGGGGGTCTTGTAACCTTGCAGCCtcactctgaagaaaaataagaaggtGTGTGTGGCCCCAGAGGCACCCTGGATCCAGCTGCTCATCCACAAGCTAACGCAGAGGTATGCAACACCCAGCagccaaaaaaaccaagcagcGTATCAAACGCGTTGGCAAGACGGTCCCCTCTCCTCCTGAcgagttttattttcatttctttcctcccaCAAAATCTGCAGGAACACCATCAAGAAGGCCCGGCCACGGCGCAAGGCGGAGTGGTTggctgggggagcagagcagtggtGCCAGCCCCCtcgcagcccccctgccccatatCTCCCTCTGTCCGGACACAGTAATAAATAACCAGCCGTGGTTATTTACTCCTATGCGGGGACAGCGGTGACACAGCCCCTCTGTGCTGAGATACGCTGGGTTTTGCGGTGTTAACGGCGACAGGAGCCTTCCTCGCTCGCCCCAAAACAAGGCTTCCCTCTCGGGCACCCGGCATCGCCCCCCGTGCAGGGCATCCTGGGCGCCGGCAATAAAAGGATGAACGTGCTTCCCCCCTCGGCTGCAACAGCTCCTTCTGCACGGATTTGTGTAAAAATTGGGATTTTGGGGGTTGGGGGAGTTAGACTGGACCACGGCACTGTGAAGCCCTCGGCTGCTTTGCCACAGGGCACTTCCGAACGCGCCGCCTTTCCTCTGCCCCGCGTTGTCGTGCCTTTTTCTGACTGCTCCTGGGAGGGTGTTGGCAGGAGTTGGATGGGgtctgacctcagtgctggctCCCAGCTGTGCAAGCACAGGAGAAACGGGAGATACTGGGAAATTTCCCAGCGATCAGCTGAGGCTCTTTCCATGGACCCTCATTTTCCTGGGAGGGCTGTACAAGTCCCGCGGGGACCCCGGCATGGCACAGGGATGTCCCCTCGGCCACATGGACCGAGCCAATGCGGGTGTGACTTGCAATCCTGTGCAGAATTATCACCATCTAAAAATCTGGCTTGGCCATGCTGGTAGGAGGTTTCTAAGGTCTGGGGAGCTGCCCAGAAGGGCAGGAATCAAATTTGCgtcacccaccccaccacctTGGCTGCCAAAAGCGCATCCCAGGGCAGTGGAAAGCTGTGAAACACCCGGCCAGTCCCCGTgtccccctccttcccaccctgtGCTCCTCAGGAACCATAGCAGGGGACAAGAGTGGTTGCAAAAGGGCTGTTTATTGCCTACAGAAGGAAGCAAAAGTACATAGGtggaaagaaacaagcagatGCTTAGCCCTATCCATCACGTGTGAGCAGTGCCCTATCTCCATGGTGTGGGTgtgtctgtttaaaaaaaaaaaaataattaaaaagggaagaaaaaagtaatagttCAGGGTTTTGAAGACCTCGCCTTCCTGAGCTGTTCTAAGGTTAAAGAAAGGCAAAGCTGCTCAGCTCAGTCATCATCGTTATTTTGTCTGGGCCGGATTTCTGTAGGGGGGCAGTCTCCCCCCTGCCTGGGTTCCCACCTGGATTCCTACCCGATGGGAATTTTCTCTCTCGGTGAGTTTTTCATGCAAAGTATAATTATGGGGGAAATTGCACCGTGGCATGGCAATTTCTCTAAAAGATGAGTTCTttcaaagggagagaaaaaaaggatccTTTTGTAAAGAGCAAAGGAGAGAGCTGGAAAGAAGGCTTCTTCCTATTGATTCTCGTGGGAAACACGGAATAAGCAAGTTACTCAAATTTTTTTTGCTCAGGTCTCAGGTGAAGgctgctgctcttgcaggcATGGTGCCTAGGGCTGGTGTCAGACTTTGCTAAGCTATCTGCCCGGGAGACCTGCCCCgtcccagggctggaggggaaggcagTCTCCCAGGGCCCCCCGggtggtggtgggctgcagagctgccccagggcaggCGAAGCAAAACCAGGGCTGGGcggctggctgcagccctgcaagcAGCAGTTTCCCCATCCAAGAGCCCAGCACACTCACGATATAAAGCAAAGCCACCGTTTGCATAAAACAAGGTGTAAACCTCCCTACAATTTTAGTGTAAGTACTCCTGGGAGTGACACCACAGCTTCCTCCCTTTCCGCATGCGCTTCCACCTTTTGAGGGACAGGACCTTGTGGTTGCAAAGACAAcacacaaggaagaaattcaaccaacacaccccccacccccacctcccaaaATACCCACCCTGCCatgggctggaggggcagcctgggctcccATCACCGCTGCTCTGGTCCAGCCAGCGAGTTTATGAATTAAGGGCATATTTAGTTACAATGGTGCACACAAACACTTTTAATTGCGTGGAAAGCAAACACATGATGCGGTAAGTAAAAAcggaaaacaaagccaaagtCATGTAACATGTCACTCGTAAAGAAAGCCACCATGAGGTTGTTGatttggctgggtttttttggttgggttgattgttgtttttttttgctttggaacaaagacaaatacagacaaatgCAAACTCAGTAAATGCCTAAACTGTAGGAACCGTTTAACAAAGAGGACAGGACCAAGTACCAGGATCGCTCTAACCTTCACCACTCAAACGGTGAGAGATTTTGCAAGCTAAACACACCATAAGAttgcaggaggggagggaaaaaagagagagtcATATCGCTTAGCGTGCTTTGCCATCAACACTGTTTAAAACACCCTGAAGTACCAAAGAGCACTCCTCTATTGTCATGCTTATTGCCAGATAGACTCCAAGAAGATGCACTGAAGTCCGTCATCCTCAAACACAGCCAAACCAGCAAACTTTATCAgtcttttaatacttttataAAGTCAAATAGTTTTTCTTCGGATTAAGGAGTTCTTTAAAGGTATTATTCTTTAAAGGTATTATTTTTGTCCCTCTTCTGATCGCACAATGCCTGCACCTGCCTCATCCGctcattttttttgtccctGCTCTTGTTTcctggaggaaaagcaaaccCGTGGTCAGTGTCAATGCAAAGAGTGGTCACAGGAGAAAACACAGTACCACGTACAGCTGTGCCTGGATCTAGAGCCTTACAGCCTCCTTCTAAATTGGTTTTTGGTCTTACAAGTGAGTTCGTCTTGGCTGATGCTTGGCATAGAGACTTAAGACAAGACATGAATGGTTTCCACCAGGTTGTCCTGGGGTTCGTGTCACCTTTGAACGCTGAAGGGCAAGAAAGGGAGGGCACGTGACTGTACTTCTGTAATCCTACAAAAACCTTGCGAGCTGCATATCGCACGGTGCTTTGCCTCACTATGAGATGGAGGAACTCAGCTAATAATAACGTCTATCAGAAAAACCTGAGCCTCTCTGCATCTGAGgctcatttcttttttgcaggTCTCTAACAAACCAGGTCCTCTGTCCCACTGGGTAAAACCCCTCCAAGACCAAGCTCTTCAGCTCCTTTTGGGACACACACAATTAGGCAGGCAAGGTTTTTCAATGAGCGTGCTTGGTGCCGAAACCACACCGCTTCTGAAGCCAACGTGAACTTCAGCGAGTCttgtgtgctgctttgctgtttggaTTGCAAAGACCGCCCAGAAGAACATCGCATCTCTGTGGTGACCAAGTAGGACAACGACCTGCTGCTCTTTGACATTGGCAGCCTGACTGATTGCAGCTGAaccacctcctgctgctgcctcgtACCCGCGTGCCAAGGAAGGACATGCTTCCATCACCCACCTCCCCATACAACAGGGAGAGGTCCTTCCTTAGGTTTAAATCAGGCCTTAGATCTCTGCTACCGTTACAAGAAAAAGATCTATGTGGAAGCCAAGAACAGAGAAATTGTAATTATGCACAAAGCTGAGGTCACTGGGGAGGGGGCAACGCTATCTGCAATTAAATTCCCTTTTAAACCAGTACAAGGGTGCGCATCACCTTTGTGTGGTATTTCTAATGCAGGTTATTGATTTGGAGAGGACTAAAAGACCTTTCACTCCACCCTGCTATGCCAAGCCTCATGCCAAAGGAAGGTTTTGATGCTAGATGCTGAAAATGCATTGTGAAAATGAAGGAACTGCTGCTGTGTTGCTGGATTTAAATCTGGTCTTCAGAGAGTGAGGACCAGCAGGGCCTTTctggctcctgctccctgctAAGGTGGTGTGAATAGTGCACTCCTGCCCTGGGGAATCTTTCAAGTGTTTTCCCCACCCATCTCCTAAATTAACAGAGAAACTGAATTTCAACAAGCCTTTTCGGCTTCCCCCTCACTGCCTGATCAAAACCAACCCCAGAGAAAAAAGTGCTATGAACATTTGAGGTCTCAAATTCTTGCTCCTGATTTGGACCCAACGTCTCACAATCCAGGTGTGGAAAGCCAGTCTCCAGAAGTGCAATAATTCAGGATTAAGTGGGAGCTGTGGATGCTCAGCACCTTTGTAAAGTGGGCCTCAGGAGCTCAAGAGTGGGAACATGGATTTAGGAGGCTCCACAGCAAAGCCAGCAAGGTGGGAGACCAGCAGCCACCTGCAGCGTTACCCAAATGCTGAAGGTCATGGTACGGTTTTGAAAGCTGCGTTAGGTCAGTGGCAAGTGATTCTGAAAAGATTAAGAGTCAAAGATTTTGGCTTTCTATTCTATAAAACACAGAACAGCGAGGACTTGGAACTAACGAGACCTTTCCTGAATGTTTCTGCAGACTAAACAGGAGCAGCTTCTAACAGACAGAGAAAGCttaccaaaaaaatgaaatattttctcaacGAATGCTAGAGAGGGACGACAAAAGCTTTTAATGAGGCAAATGGGAAGGAAAGCTGGTCTCAGACCCCATTGTGCCATACCTGACTTCAGCGTGTGGTATGCAAATGTTCACGCTCCTTACACCgaaataaggaaacaaaaatattcagctaCATTGTacaaaattctcttttttttatatatatatatacacacacaaaaccccgTATCTAACAGATTTACcatactgaattttaaaaagttgcttGTAGAAgggtgttggatttttttttctctgcttgctttagGCAGTGCTGTTGCTTAGAAGTTGACACCAGGCACcatattttttgaaagcaaaccAGGGCAGCAAGGAGCAGTAAAGGGCTGAGAGCATTTTTTCCCAGGTGTTGGCTGCAAGGGCACCATGACGTGCTGGGAACTGAGGGTCAGCGATGGAGAGAGCTGATGGTTTCCCACCCATCTCTGCTTAGGATTAGGGATATTTTGGTTCAtattcctccctctcccctggGAAACACCCTACCGTCAGCTTCCACTcaagtcaaaagaaaattagCGTTGCCATCTGGACGATGTGTACGTTTACAGAAAGGGATCTCATCCTGCGCATGAGGCCGGtggctgcctgctccccgcTCCCTCTCTTCCCAGAACAGAAATTCGCTACAGAGAGCAGTGTTGCtgctcagctggaaaaaaagcgCAATCCCCTTACTGCTcctgctgggaagggaaaaaacagaaggaaaacagggaGGGAGCCAGACACATGAAAGGCAGGTAAATGTGTCCCCAGTTATGTGCATCGACTGAAACATAAACAAgactcattatttttttttttaaatccagaggTTTTGTGCAACGTCTGTTAAAAtaacatggtttttttttaaaaaaaaaatttgcacagCGTAATGGACGTTCAGAAGTGCATTTTGCAGCAGAGAAAATCCAATTAAACACCTTCCCGCAACAGAACACTTCAATCGGTTAGAAACCAAAGGGAAGTCAAACGTAAGCAGTTTACAATGTTTGCTAGGGTTCGTTTTGTTTTTCCATCCCCATTCTCTCCCACCCCGATATTACAAAACattgttgttggtttttatttttattaataaatggGCTCCTCTGCAGTTCATATACAATCATAGGTGaattttaaattccattttataCAAACATCTCAAAAAATATTGGGAGTGAAGTATGGTAGGAAATACTGCTCACGTTGCTAGTTAACATGCGTgtaggaaaaggaggagaagggtTTGTTAGTGCACACGCCCAGAGCAGAGcacccccccctccaaaaaagaTACAGTAGCTGATTACAGAAAGGTAATGTCCacaaaattaagtttttcaTGCTATTCTACTTTCCAGTACTATACTCTCAAATCGCTTTCGCAATTTATCTGCAACGGCTAGGTGGCAAATGCTGAGGTATATTAAAAAAGAGATACCTGCACCTAGAGGAATATCTGTCTTTAgaaagggttttgttttgggttttttttggtgctgcAC contains these protein-coding regions:
- the LOC130154337 gene encoding C-X-C motif chemokine 2-like, which produces MRALAGVGTGAPALLALLLLLVMSHSACAAILEVNGNLNCRCVKTASGYISPKRYESIEIRPVGSTCRRTEIIIKLQASGKVCVDPDAPWVKKLLKRIASTKKK
- the LOC130156665 gene encoding C-X-C motif chemokine 13-like translates to MAARVALLLGVLLVTHRPGGAALLEANGNLSCRCAKTTRTFIPPWKYSSIEVRPVGSSCWRQEVMIKLKSRERVCVDPDTPWVKKLLQDLANLRKKEAPH
- the LOC130156662 gene encoding C-X-C motif chemokine 2-like, whose amino-acid sequence is MGLLPAALALALLMSNLVPGCGLSLESLLTNMRCKCIKSTAQIINLGLILAIDVTPPGIHCRRKEVILTLKKNKKVCVAPEAPWIQLLIHKLTQRNTIKKARPRRKAEWLAGGAEQWCQPPRSPPAPYLPLSGHSNK